GGCGGGGGGAGGAGCGCGAGCTCATCGAGCGGCGCCGCCGCTTCCGCATGGGGGACGGACAGGACTTCTATCGGTCCACCAGCGAGGCCATGGCCAAGGTCTACGACGACGCCCTGATGGTGGCCATGAGCAAGGACACGACCGCGCTGATCACGGGAGAGAGCGGGACGGGCAAGGAGGTCGTCGCCCAGCTCGTCCACCGCCTCAGCCCGCGCCACGCCCAGCCCTTCATGGAGCTGAACTGCGCGGCCATCCCCTCGGAGCTGCTCGAGAGCGAGCTCTTTGGCCACGAGGCCGGGGCCTTCACCGACGCCAAGGAGGCCAAGGCCGGCCTCTTCGAGACGGCCGATCGCGGCACGATCTTCCTCGACGAGATCGGCGAGATGAGCATGGGCCTCCAGGTCAAGCTCCTGCGCTTCCTCGAACGCAAGAGCTTCCGGCGCGTGGGCGGCACCCACGAGCTCACCGTGGACGTGCGCATCCTCTCGGCCACCAACCGCGATCTCCGCGAGATGGTCTCCGCGCGGCAGTTCCGCGGCGATCTCTACTACCGCCTCAACGTGGTGCCGATCGTGATCCCGCCGCTGCGAGACCGGCGCGAGGACATCCTCCCGCTCATCACGCACTTCTTCGGCGAATTCAACCCGCGCTTCAACCGCAACTTCACCCGCATCGACGACGCCGCCCGCCGCCTGCTCATGGACTACCCCTGGCCGGGCAACATCCGCGAGCTGAGGAACGTGGTCGAGCGCATCGTGCTGATGGAGGAAGGCCCCACCCTCGGCGCCACGCAGCTGCGTCCCTACCTCTCGGGCAGCTGGGAACAGGTGCCCGAGACCTTCCCGCGGCGCCTGGCGCGGCTGCTCGAATCGCCGATCCCCGAGGAGGGCGTCGAGCTGGACGAGCTGCTGAAGGCCGTCGAGCGCACCTTCATCGCCAAGGCCTACAGCCAGACCGGCGAGAACCAGAGCCGCGCGGCGGAGCTGCTCGGGCTCGGCCGCGACAAGCTGCGCTACCGCATGAAGCAGCTCGACCCCCAGGACGCGCGCCAGGAGAGTGAGCGATGAGGGGAGGCCGCCTCGCGCGCCTGGCCCTCGCCGCGCTGCTCCTGCTGGGCGTCGCCTCCTGC
Above is a genomic segment from Candidatus Latescibacterota bacterium containing:
- a CDS encoding sigma-54-dependent Fis family transcriptional regulator; translation: MADLILVLDDQDAVRRLLSQNLAGEGREVRCAPLPADLDALLRDTQPALLILDPGPAVDLGHRLDGIGRQWPDLPVILLSSQASVADAVQAMRHGAVDYHAKPLPLAELRASVERALDGRGEERELIERRRRFRMGDGQDFYRSTSEAMAKVYDDALMVAMSKDTTALITGESGTGKEVVAQLVHRLSPRHAQPFMELNCAAIPSELLESELFGHEAGAFTDAKEAKAGLFETADRGTIFLDEIGEMSMGLQVKLLRFLERKSFRRVGGTHELTVDVRILSATNRDLREMVSARQFRGDLYYRLNVVPIVIPPLRDRREDILPLITHFFGEFNPRFNRNFTRIDDAARRLLMDYPWPGNIRELRNVVERIVLMEEGPTLGATQLRPYLSGSWEQVPETFPRRLARLLESPIPEEGVELDELLKAVERTFIAKAYSQTGENQSRAAELLGLGRDKLRYRMKQLDPQDARQESER